A stretch of the Marinobacter sp. JH2 genome encodes the following:
- a CDS encoding ABC transporter permease, producing MSKLCLTLSLATASLWHRRRVLAMVCLTLTLSVTLLLGIQYLRTEVRQSFTSTISGTDLIVGARSGQLNLLLYTVFHIGDATNNIRWSSFNHIENDPRVNWAVPISLGDSYQGYRVVSTNDQFLKRFQYGNDQPLELAQGQWFSQLFDVTLGAEVARQLQHQLDDQIVLSHGGGRTSFSNHTDLPFRVSGILNATGTPIDHAVYISLEAMEAMHVGWESGVAIPGRTLSASSAEARSFTPDAITAILLGLKNPIMTFQLQRELSQFPGEPLSAILPGVALSELWRMMGQFEQVLLGISVFVVATSLIGLVAVLLTIQSQRHREVAILRAVGTPPGLIAGLYSLECVLLALASCGFSLLLGAALISTLSPWLLAHYGIHIGLRALNSDEWLLLSMVPVVAFSVSLAPAWHHWRKSRTLSFGSSNLD from the coding sequence ATGAGCAAACTTTGCCTAACTCTGTCGTTAGCAACCGCCAGCCTCTGGCACCGCCGCCGGGTGTTGGCCATGGTGTGCCTGACGCTTACTCTCAGTGTCACGCTGTTGCTGGGCATTCAATACCTGCGTACCGAAGTTCGGCAATCGTTCACCAGCACCATTTCCGGCACCGATCTGATTGTCGGTGCCCGCAGCGGGCAACTGAACTTGCTGTTGTACACCGTCTTTCACATCGGTGATGCCACCAACAACATCCGATGGAGCAGCTTCAATCACATTGAAAACGACCCACGGGTTAACTGGGCAGTTCCTATTTCTCTGGGAGACAGCTACCAAGGCTATCGGGTAGTCAGTACCAACGACCAGTTTCTGAAAAGGTTTCAGTATGGCAACGACCAGCCACTAGAGCTTGCTCAGGGACAGTGGTTCTCACAACTATTCGATGTCACGCTTGGCGCTGAAGTCGCCCGGCAGCTGCAACACCAATTGGACGATCAAATTGTGCTGTCTCATGGAGGCGGGCGCACCAGTTTCTCCAACCACACGGACTTGCCTTTCCGAGTTTCTGGCATACTGAACGCCACCGGCACACCGATCGATCACGCGGTTTATATCAGCCTAGAGGCTATGGAAGCCATGCACGTAGGCTGGGAATCCGGTGTGGCAATACCGGGCCGAACCTTGTCGGCCAGCTCCGCCGAGGCCCGATCTTTCACACCCGATGCCATCACCGCCATTTTGCTGGGTCTGAAAAACCCGATTATGACGTTCCAGCTGCAACGTGAACTGAGCCAATTTCCGGGCGAGCCACTTTCGGCCATTTTGCCCGGTGTCGCGCTCAGCGAACTATGGCGCATGATGGGCCAATTTGAGCAGGTTCTTTTGGGTATCAGTGTGTTCGTCGTCGCCACCAGCCTGATCGGTTTAGTGGCTGTGCTATTAACAATTCAGTCCCAGCGTCATCGGGAAGTGGCGATTTTGCGCGCGGTGGGCACGCCTCCGGGGCTAATCGCAGGGCTCTATAGTCTGGAATGCGTTCTACTTGCACTGGCGTCCTGCGGCTTTAGCTTGCTCCTCGGCGCAGCTCTCATATCCACCCTCAGCCCTTGGCTGCTGGCGCATTACGGCATTCACATCGGCTTGCGTGCGTTGAATTCGGATGAATGGCTGCTGCTCAGCATGGTGCCAGTGGTAGCATTTTCAGTTTCTTTGGCGCCAGCGTGGCACCACTGGCGAAAAAGCAGAACCTTATCGTTTGGCAGCAGTAATCTGGACTAA
- a CDS encoding ABC transporter ATP-binding protein — MNIETAQHPSGSLAIETHQLRFRWPKQQTPLTFPDIQLHRGEHLFLRGPSGTGKSTLLSLLAGMMLPEAGAVNLLETNLSELKGGARDQFRADHMGVIFQQFNLVPYLSALANVTLSCRLSKRRRQQAQDNPDAAATALLQHLSIPEPLWHRQVTEMSIGQQQRVAAARALIGSPEIILADEPTSALDTDNRDRFIELLLTLAHEHQCSVVFVSHDRSLANHFHHQLSLGGES, encoded by the coding sequence ATGAATATCGAGACAGCACAACATCCTTCGGGTTCACTTGCCATCGAAACCCACCAACTCCGGTTTCGGTGGCCGAAACAGCAAACACCTCTAACGTTTCCCGATATCCAACTCCATCGCGGCGAGCATCTTTTCTTGCGTGGCCCCAGTGGCACCGGGAAAAGCACACTGCTCAGCCTGCTCGCAGGCATGATGTTGCCGGAAGCGGGTGCCGTGAACCTTCTCGAAACCAACTTAAGTGAGCTGAAGGGCGGCGCCCGGGACCAGTTCCGGGCCGACCACATGGGCGTTATTTTCCAGCAATTCAATCTGGTGCCCTATCTGAGCGCATTGGCCAATGTCACCCTGTCGTGCCGCTTATCCAAACGGCGCCGGCAACAGGCTCAAGACAACCCGGACGCAGCCGCCACAGCCTTGCTGCAACATCTCTCGATTCCCGAACCTCTCTGGCACCGACAGGTCACCGAGATGTCCATTGGCCAACAACAACGGGTAGCTGCGGCACGTGCCCTGATAGGATCACCGGAAATCATCCTGGCGGATGAACCCACTTCGGCACTGGATACCGATAACCGCGACCGCTTTATCGAACTACTCCTGACTCTGGCCCACGAACACCAGTGCTCTGTCGTGTTCGTCAGTCACGACCGAAGCCTCGCGAATCACTTTCACCACCAACTGTCACTGGGAGGTGAATCATGA
- a CDS encoding DUF3299 domain-containing protein gives MSLALNARVIIAGFGLLVLVLVSGIVEAQPREIDWLELMPAEDLALLESLPEVEHEGEGPALLPDEIMTGRVVPEMANVEGRIPGFVVPLKTTKDMRILEFFLVPYYGACIHVPPPPPNQIIHVKYPEGFTLQALYDPVWIEGQLTIEKTENAIGASSYSIKASAVEPYTE, from the coding sequence ATGTCACTGGCTTTGAATGCTCGTGTAATAATTGCGGGCTTTGGACTGTTAGTTCTCGTTTTGGTTTCCGGCATAGTAGAGGCACAACCCAGAGAAATCGACTGGCTCGAATTGATGCCGGCCGAAGACCTCGCTTTGCTTGAAAGTCTGCCGGAAGTAGAGCACGAGGGTGAGGGGCCGGCTTTGCTTCCGGATGAAATCATGACCGGTCGTGTGGTGCCCGAAATGGCCAACGTGGAAGGCCGGATTCCCGGTTTCGTGGTACCCCTGAAAACCACCAAAGACATGCGCATCCTTGAATTCTTTTTGGTGCCATACTACGGCGCGTGCATTCATGTGCCGCCGCCACCGCCCAACCAGATTATCCATGTGAAGTATCCTGAAGGGTTCACCTTGCAGGCGCTGTACGACCCCGTCTGGATTGAGGGGCAGCTGACCATCGAAAAAACGGAAAACGCGATTGGTGCGTCGTCCTATTCGATCAAGGCCAGCGCTGTTGAGCCTTATACCGAATGA
- a CDS encoding DUF2796 domain-containing protein: MKFKYPLTLTGALTLGLYAFPTVAQQNLQAHQHGMAELQVAVSGEQIDVLLLSPAYNLVGFEHPPRSAEQHQTVKSAVDWLKRTALVDTPHQQCSPEQSHVMTNWDDQHADHHDHSHRHDHDSSGHSDIEITQRLHCPGLSDINELQTELFDRFPGVEQINAQWVSAKGQNGTRLTPGKHQFRLGR, translated from the coding sequence ATGAAATTCAAATACCCCCTAACGCTTACAGGCGCTCTGACGCTTGGACTGTATGCCTTCCCAACGGTCGCCCAACAAAATCTTCAAGCGCATCAGCATGGAATGGCAGAACTGCAAGTGGCGGTTTCAGGCGAACAAATCGACGTACTGCTGCTATCGCCTGCGTACAATCTGGTGGGATTCGAGCACCCCCCCCGTTCTGCCGAACAACATCAAACGGTCAAATCCGCCGTTGACTGGCTTAAGCGCACAGCATTGGTCGATACACCTCACCAGCAATGCTCGCCCGAGCAATCGCATGTAATGACCAATTGGGACGACCAGCACGCAGATCACCATGACCATAGCCACCGTCATGACCATGACAGTTCAGGGCACAGCGATATCGAAATTACCCAGCGCCTGCATTGCCCGGGGCTGTCCGATATCAATGAACTGCAAACCGAGCTATTCGACCGTTTCCCCGGCGTAGAACAAATCAATGCGCAATGGGTCAGTGCGAAAGGTCAGAACGGCACCCGCCTGACGCCCGGCAAGCATCAATTCCGGCTTGGCCGATAG
- a CDS encoding UPF0149 family protein: MSETDTTAAARAAEFEQWANVFTAHKAFSHPSELHGVLCGQLSAGTRITEQEWLAMVCDHMGLAEQALEESDELAPFMNGAYAKTLVQLESSDMSFQPLLPDDDYAIEQRLEALVSWVRGFLEGMALAAGASLGQAPDEIRELIEDLVAISQLSDEEESDEESEQQLLEITEYVRLGALTVFTEFNEPEKPAGNAPTLH; this comes from the coding sequence ATGTCTGAAACCGATACCACCGCTGCCGCCCGAGCCGCAGAGTTCGAGCAATGGGCCAACGTGTTTACCGCCCATAAGGCCTTCAGTCATCCGTCCGAGCTGCACGGCGTGCTGTGTGGTCAATTGTCGGCAGGCACTCGTATCACTGAGCAGGAATGGCTTGCCATGGTCTGTGATCACATGGGATTGGCAGAACAAGCTCTGGAAGAATCTGACGAGCTGGCACCCTTTATGAACGGCGCTTACGCAAAGACGCTGGTTCAGCTGGAGTCTTCAGATATGAGCTTTCAGCCGTTATTGCCAGATGACGATTACGCGATTGAACAGCGTCTTGAAGCCTTGGTGTCTTGGGTTCGTGGCTTCCTGGAAGGTATGGCGCTGGCGGCCGGTGCATCGCTTGGCCAGGCGCCGGATGAAATCCGAGAGCTGATAGAAGACTTGGTGGCCATCAGTCAGTTGTCTGATGAAGAAGAGTCTGACGAAGAAAGTGAACAGCAATTACTAGAGATTACCGAGTATGTTCGCCTCGGCGCGCTGACCGTATTTACCGAGTTCAACGAGCCTGAGAAACCCGCAGGCAACGCGCCGACTTTGCATTGA